The genomic DNA AGGTTCTCACCTCGTTACGGGATGGCCGATCGGGCATCACGGCAAATGAGTCGATGAAAGAACACGGCTTTCGCAGTCAGATCGCGGGGGCCGTAGATCTGGATGTGGCCGATCATGTGGACAAACGCACGCTGCGCTTTATGGGGCCGGGCAGCGCCTATGCGCATATCGCTATGGGACAGGCGATTGCCGATGCCGGACTCGAAGAGGCGGATATCGTCAATCCTATGACGGGTCTGATCGCCGGATCGGGCGGGCCATCGACCAGCGCAATGTTGCAGGCGCATCAAACCGTGTTGAAAACCGGCGCGACCAAGCGGATCGGCCCCTTTGCGGTCCCAAAGTGCATGTCCTCGACCGTAAGCGCCAATCTGGCAACCGCGTATCAGATCAAGGGGATGAATTTCTCGATAACCTCCGCCTGTTCGACGTCGCTGCATTGCATCGGCATGGCGGCGCAACAGATTGCACTGGGTCATCAGGATGTGATGTTCGGCGGCGGCGGAGAAGAGTTGGACTGGACGCTGTCGTGTCTCTTTGACGCGATGGGAGCGATGTCCAGCAAGTATAATGACACGCCCGAGAAAGCCTCTCGCGCGTTTGATGCGGGCCGCGATGGTTTCGTGATCTCTGGCGGCGGTGCGATCGTCGTGCTGGAGAGCCTTGAGCGCGCGCAGGCGCGCGGGGCCAAGATTTATGCCGAGGTCACCGGGTTCTCGGCCACATCGGATGGTGCAGATATGGTTGCGCCCTCAGGTGAGGGTGGCGAGCGAGCGATGCGGGGGGCACTGCGCACGCTGCCCGACGGTCGATCCGTCAGCTATATCAACGCGCATGGCACCTCGACGCCTGTTGGTGATGTCGGCGAAGTTGAGGCCGTGCGCCGCGTGTTCGGACAGGGCACGACACCGCCGATCAGCTCGACCAAGTCAATGACCGGACACAGTCAAGGGGCGACCGGGGCGCAGGAAGCGATCTATTGCCTGCTCGCGCTGCAGCATGATTTCATCATTCCATCGATCAATGTTGACACACTTGATCCCGCACTTGATCCGGCTGAAATCGCAACGGCGCGGGTGGACAATGCCGAGCTAGATACGGTGATGACCAATTCCTTTGGCTTTGGCGGCACCAACGGATCAATGCTGCTGAGCAAGTTTCAAGGATGAGCGGCATGGGAAACTCGATGTGCGGTAAACGTGGGCTGGTCATGGGGGTTGCCAATGACCGCTCCATCGCGTGGGGCATCGCCAAGGCAATGCACGAAGCGGGGGCCGAACTGGCGTTCAGCTATCAGGGGGATGCGTTCGGCAAGCGCGTGGCCCCCTTGGCCGAATCTGTCGGATCGGATTTCCTGGTGGATGTCGATGTAACCGACGATGCTTCGCTGGATGCGGCCTTTGACGGGCTGGCGCAACGCTGGCCAACGATTGATTTCGTGGTTCACGCCATCGCGTTCTCGGACAAGTCGGAGCTAACGGGCAGATTTCTGAACACCAGCCGGGCCAATTTCAAACACTCGATGGATATATCGTGCTATTCGTTCATCGAAGTGGCGCGACGTGCGCATCCGCTGATGTGTGAAAATGGCGGCACGCTACTGACGCTGACCTATCAGGGCAGCAACCGGGTTGTGCCGAACTACAATGTCATGGGCGTGGCCAAGGCTGCATTGGAGAGCGCGACGCGCTATCTGGCCAATGACCTGGGCCCGGACGGTATTCGGGTGAACGCGATCAGCCCCGGACCGATGAAGACCCTTGCCGGTGCGGCGATCGGTGGCGCGCGCAAGACCTACAAACACACGGATATGAACGCACCGCTGCGTGCCAACGCAACATTAGAGGCGGTGGGCGGCACTGCGGTCTATCTGGCATCTGACGCCGGGGCCTGCACCACGGGAGAAGTGATCCGGGTCGATGGCGGGTTTCATGTTCTTGGGATGCCGCAGGCCGATAATCTTTGATCACTGCCAGTTTTTTTCTGCGAAAAACTATGCCTGCTTCTTTTTAGGAAAGCGTTCTACCGACCGCGCAAGAGTATTTTCGCAAAAAAGAAGCTGCGGGTATTCAGAACCACTGGCCGGGTTCCATCAAACCAAGGTCGAGAAGCTGGCGCGAATGCCACTCGAATTGCGTCGAGTTGTGCCATTTGAACGTCTGGATATCAAACGTTGAACCGGGATTGCGCTTTAGCGCCTTGGCCGTGCGGAATGACACGATCGCTGCGGTCAGATTATTGTGCCAGGGGCAGGCGTAGGTGTTATATTCTTCGTCGTTGAAAGTGTGGTCGTCGCGCAGTGTCAGCCCCTGTTTGGCACGGAAGAGAGCGATGCGGTCGATTTTACGGCGCGGCGCCGGGATGTGTTCTTCATAGCGCCAGCGCAACCCGCCAAAGAAGTCCAACTGTCGTTCCTTAGGGTGGTTGTGGTTGGCGGGATCGAGCCGGGCGAGAGCGTAGTAACCGGATTTATCCATATGCGCGTCTTCTAACGAGACGGCAATTGGATGACTGTCCAGATCGCCCGCGTAAAGGTCGATCACATAGGTCAGCATCGCGTCGCGACGTTCTTCGGTGTGATAGGCCAGCATCTCGCTGACGGTGCGGGTCTCGCAGAATGGGTAAAAGAGATATTCGGCGTTGTAGCAATAATATAGCCACTCTCCCGGTGCCATCGCGATAACGGCGTTGATCGCGTTTATTGCGTTATCTCCACGGCTGAGATCAAAATCGACACGCAATGTCTGGTCTGCCACATCCTCGGGCAGCGTAAACGAGGGCGGTACAAATACGATCAATGCGCGAAACCCTGCATCGAGATGATGGCGCAGTGTCGTGTCGATCTCGACGTCGTCCTCGACAAAGATCAGTGCGATCGGGCCTTTGGCCAGTGCTGGCTTCCCTCGGGTGGTGAAATCGTCAAGTCCGGTGAACTGCACGTCAGGCCTCATGTGATTTTGCGTCAAACTCGGGTAAATTGCAGCGCATTGCAAGAACCCCCTGCCTTGGTATAGGCAGGCGCACGTCCGCCAACCGCAAACCGCTAGTCAGAGGCGCAGCCTATGTCCGCACCCAAGAAGCTTTTTATCAAGACCTACGGCTGTCAGATGAACGTCTACGACAGCGAGCGCATGGCCGAGACTATGGGCGGTGCGGGCTATGTCGAGACGCAGAATGTAAACGATGCGGATATGATCTTGCTGAACACCTGTCACATCCGCGAGAAAGCCGCCGAAAAGGTCTATTCGGAACTGGGCCGGTTTCGCGATCTCAAGGATGCGCGTCCTGACCTGAAGATCGGTGTGGCTGGCTGTGTCGCACAGGCCGAGGGCGAAGAGATCATGCGCCGCCAGCCACTGGTTGATCTGGTGGTCGGACCACAAAGCTACCATCGCCTGCCAGAGATGGAGGCAAAGCTGGCAACCGGGCAAAAGGCGCTCGATACTGATTTTCCCGAAGAGGACAAGTTCGAGAAACTCAAAGCGCGACCAAAGGCCAAGCGCGGACCGACAGCGTTTTTGACCGTGCAGGAGGGCTGTGACAAATTCTGCGCCTTCTGCGTGGTGCCTTACACCCGCGGCTCCGAGGTCAGCCGCCCGGCGGACCGCATTCTGGATGAGGCGCGCGATCTGGTTGAGCGCGGGGTGCGTGAGATCACCTTGCTGGGGCAGAATGTGAATGCGTATCACGGCGCGGGCGAGGGGGGCGATTGGTCATTGGCCCGGCTGATCTGGGCATTGAGTGACGTGGATGGGCTCGAGCGTATCCGCTTTACCACCAGCCACCCCAATGACATGAGCGATGATCTGATAGAGGCGCATGGATCCTGTGCCAAGCTGATGCCCTATCTGCATCTGCCGGTACAGTCCGGTAGTGATCGTATCCTCAAGCGGATGAACCGCAAGCATACCGCCGAAAGTTATCTGAAGGTGATCGAGCGGATCCGCGCGGCACGACCCGATATTCTGCTTTCGGGTGACTTCATTGTCGGCTTCCCCGAAGAGACCGATGCCGATTTCGAAGATACGCTGCGCCTGATCGAGGCCGTTGGTTATGGCACGGCCTATTCGTTTAAATACTCGACCCGTCCTGGCACGCCAGCGGCAAACCGCCCGCAGATCGATGTGGACGTCGCTGACGACAGGTTGCGGCGGCTTCAGGCGCTTTTGACCCGGCAGCAACAACAGATACAGCAGAGCATGGTGGGGCGTGAGGTCAGCGTTCTGTTTGAGAAACCGGGCCGGCAACCGGGACAGATGGTCGGCAAATCCGAATACCTGCATGCGGTTCATGTGGTCGCACCGGATGTCAGGCCGGGGGATATTGCGCGTGTGCGGATCACCGAAAGCAGCACCAACTCGCTCGCCGGGGCATTGATCGCAGATTGATCCGGCGAGATCGAGGCTTGCTTTGCTCCATGCTCGGCCCTCGTATTCCCCCTCTATATAGTTAATCGTCGTGCAGTTGACGCCACTGGTAGGTTTTCGCGCGCGTTTCACCCCTTATTAGTACTTCACAACACCTGCAAAGCTGCTAAGGTTGAACGATAATTTACGATTTCGGCGGACTCGGGAAAACCCAAGCTGGCCGGGTGGGGGAACAGAAGAAGGAATTTGGCTGTGATGACGAGACTGAGCAAGTCATGTCGCAATGCCCTGGGCGGGATAGCTGCTGCTGCCCTGGGTGCTGTGGTCGCGTTTTCGGGCGGGGCCGCCTTGGCCCAGCAAAAAACGGTTATCGGTGAAAACTACACACCGACGATCTGGGTCGACCCGGATGGGTGCGAGCATTGGGTTATGGATGACGGCTGGGAAGGGTATATGAGCCCGCACACCAATCGTCAGGGTATTCCGGTTTGTCGCCGGGGCAATGTCTGCGGCGTGATGAATTCTGATCAACTCTTTGCGACGGATAGCGCGCGGATCAGTTCATCGGGCCAGCAATATCTGGCGAACTTTTTCCGCCAGACAGGGGCCGTTTCCTATATTATAACCGGCCATACTGACAGCAGGGCGTCAGACCAGTACAACATGAACCTGTCGCTGCGCCGGGCCAATTCGGTCGCGCGGGTTGCTGCCAGCACCGGCGCACGAATCGCGGATGTACGTGGATATGGTGAGCGGATGCCAAAAGCATCGAACAACACGGCCGCGGGCATGCAGCAAAACCGCCGCGTCGAAATTATTTGCATACGCTAGGGGGCGGACATGACAACAGGAAAAGTGGTGCTTGCCCTTTGTGCAGCGATGTTGGTTTCGGGATGTCTTGGTGACAAACGGGACAAAACCGTTGACCGCGGGTTTGACAGCAAACATTTGAGCCAGCTCAAGGCCGGTATCTGGATCGACCCCAACGGGTGCGATCACTGGATTATCGACGACGGGATCGAAGGATACCTGTCGCAGCGTCTGGATAAGTACGGCAAGCCGGTCTGCTCGGGCACGGCGCCGCCGAACACAGCGACAGGCGCGTTCAAGCGTGGCTCTCCGGTGTCGGACCCGATTTGATCACAGATCGTGTTGCCAGAAGATCAAAACCGCGGGCGCATCGCCCGCGGTTTTTTCGTGTCAACTGCATGACAATTGTCGAGAGGCGCTTGCACGCCCTGCCGCAACTTGGCACGATTGGAATAACCATCAGTAGCCCCACCAAATCCCGGAGAGTTGATTGACCCAAATCGAGCTGCCCGATGCTGCCGCAGGTGACGCCATGCATCAGCAGACTGTCGAATTTCCCGACAATTTTCTGCTAATTGATCTGTGCGGCGAACATGATCGCAATCTGGCCGAAATCGAACAGACGCTGAGCGTGCAGATATTGCGCCGCGGCAACCAGCTGGCGGTACATGGCGAAGCGCAACAGGTGGCCGAGGCCGTAGATGTGCTGCGTGCCCTCTACGAGCGGCTGGAGGCGGGACGCGCGGTGGAGCATGGCGATATCGATCGAGAGCTGCGCATGGGGGGCTCCGATGCGGGCACAGGTGTACGAGACGGCGACCAGATGGAGCTGTTTCAGGGTGGCCGGGTCGAAATCAAGACCCGCAAGAAGCTGGTTGAACCACGCACAGATGCGCAAAAGGCCTATGTACGCTCGTTATTCACCAATGAACTGGCGTTCGGGATCGGTCCCGCAGGCACGGGCAAGACGTATCTGGCTGTGGCCGTCGGCGTGGCTATGTTCATCGAGGGCCATGTTGATCGCATCATCCTGAGCCGCCCTGCGGTTGAGGCAGGCGAGAAGCTGGGTTATCTGCCGGGCGACATGAAGGACAAGGTCGATCCTTATATGCAGCCCCTCTATGACGCGCTGAATGACTTCCTGCCGGGCAAGCAATTGGCCAAATTGGTCGAGGACAAGAAGATCGAGATCGCGCCGCTGGCCTTCATGCGGGGGCGGACGCTATCCAATGCCTTTGTTGTGCTGGATGAGGCGCAGAATGCCACGACCATGCAGATGAAGATGTTCCT from Roseovarius pelagicus includes the following:
- a CDS encoding enoyl-ACP reductase FabI; protein product: MGNSMCGKRGLVMGVANDRSIAWGIAKAMHEAGAELAFSYQGDAFGKRVAPLAESVGSDFLVDVDVTDDASLDAAFDGLAQRWPTIDFVVHAIAFSDKSELTGRFLNTSRANFKHSMDISCYSFIEVARRAHPLMCENGGTLLTLTYQGSNRVVPNYNVMGVAKAALESATRYLANDLGPDGIRVNAISPGPMKTLAGAAIGGARKTYKHTDMNAPLRANATLEAVGGTAVYLASDAGACTTGEVIRVDGGFHVLGMPQADNL
- the miaB gene encoding tRNA (N6-isopentenyl adenosine(37)-C2)-methylthiotransferase MiaB; the protein is MSAPKKLFIKTYGCQMNVYDSERMAETMGGAGYVETQNVNDADMILLNTCHIREKAAEKVYSELGRFRDLKDARPDLKIGVAGCVAQAEGEEIMRRQPLVDLVVGPQSYHRLPEMEAKLATGQKALDTDFPEEDKFEKLKARPKAKRGPTAFLTVQEGCDKFCAFCVVPYTRGSEVSRPADRILDEARDLVERGVREITLLGQNVNAYHGAGEGGDWSLARLIWALSDVDGLERIRFTTSHPNDMSDDLIEAHGSCAKLMPYLHLPVQSGSDRILKRMNRKHTAESYLKVIERIRAARPDILLSGDFIVGFPEETDADFEDTLRLIEAVGYGTAYSFKYSTRPGTPAANRPQIDVDVADDRLRRLQALLTRQQQQIQQSMVGREVSVLFEKPGRQPGQMVGKSEYLHAVHVVAPDVRPGDIARVRITESSTNSLAGALIAD
- a CDS encoding glycosyltransferase family 2 protein encodes the protein MQFTGLDDFTTRGKPALAKGPIALIFVEDDVEIDTTLRHHLDAGFRALIVFVPPSFTLPEDVADQTLRVDFDLSRGDNAINAINAVIAMAPGEWLYYCYNAEYLFYPFCETRTVSEMLAYHTEERRDAMLTYVIDLYAGDLDSHPIAVSLEDAHMDKSGYYALARLDPANHNHPKERQLDFFGGLRWRYEEHIPAPRRKIDRIALFRAKQGLTLRDDHTFNDEEYNTYACPWHNNLTAAIVSFRTAKALKRNPGSTFDIQTFKWHNSTQFEWHSRQLLDLGLMEPGQWF
- a CDS encoding OmpA family protein; amino-acid sequence: MTRLSKSCRNALGGIAAAALGAVVAFSGGAALAQQKTVIGENYTPTIWVDPDGCEHWVMDDGWEGYMSPHTNRQGIPVCRRGNVCGVMNSDQLFATDSARISSSGQQYLANFFRQTGAVSYIITGHTDSRASDQYNMNLSLRRANSVARVAASTGARIADVRGYGERMPKASNNTAAGMQQNRRVEIICIR
- a CDS encoding beta-ketoacyl synthase N-terminal-like domain-containing protein, with product MRRVVVTGIGIVSSIGNNADEVLTSLRDGRSGITANESMKEHGFRSQIAGAVDLDVADHVDKRTLRFMGPGSAYAHIAMGQAIADAGLEEADIVNPMTGLIAGSGGPSTSAMLQAHQTVLKTGATKRIGPFAVPKCMSSTVSANLATAYQIKGMNFSITSACSTSLHCIGMAAQQIALGHQDVMFGGGGEELDWTLSCLFDAMGAMSSKYNDTPEKASRAFDAGRDGFVISGGGAIVVLESLERAQARGAKIYAEVTGFSATSDGADMVAPSGEGGERAMRGALRTLPDGRSVSYINAHGTSTPVGDVGEVEAVRRVFGQGTTPPISSTKSMTGHSQGATGAQEAIYCLLALQHDFIIPSINVDTLDPALDPAEIATARVDNAELDTVMTNSFGFGGTNGSMLLSKFQG
- a CDS encoding PhoH family protein, with the translated sequence MHQQTVEFPDNFLLIDLCGEHDRNLAEIEQTLSVQILRRGNQLAVHGEAQQVAEAVDVLRALYERLEAGRAVEHGDIDRELRMGGSDAGTGVRDGDQMELFQGGRVEIKTRKKLVEPRTDAQKAYVRSLFTNELAFGIGPAGTGKTYLAVAVGVAMFIEGHVDRIILSRPAVEAGEKLGYLPGDMKDKVDPYMQPLYDALNDFLPGKQLAKLVEDKKIEIAPLAFMRGRTLSNAFVVLDEAQNATTMQMKMFLTRLGEGSRMVVTGDRTQIDLPRGVTSGLHDAERLLKTIPSISFNYFTADDVVRHPLVAAIIKAYEADI